CGTCCGAGTCGCCCGTGACGTCGGAGACTCCCGGGACGACTTCCTCGATCGAGTTCCCCTTGATCAGCGCCTGTTCTATCGCCTTCTCCTCGGCGGCGACGCTGTACGCCCCCATGAGTATCGCCGCATCGCCGAGCGCGCCGTGAGCCTCGTTCTCGCGCTCGACGAGACGCTGCAGCACACGCATGTCGCCCGAGAATCGCTGGTTCGACGGGCTCAGCAGCAGCGTGGTGATCTGCGGTGGATGCTGCTGGCCGTATCGGTCGATGCGGCCGTTGCGCTGCTCGATGCGGATGAGACTCCAGGGGATGTCGAAGTGGACCAGTTCATGACACTGCGAGTGCAGGTTCACTCCCTCTGACGCGATGTCGCCGGTGATCAGCACGCGGATCGGCGAGGACGACTGCTTGAACGATTCGACCACGCCCTGCTGATCGACATCGGACAGACCGCCGTGCAGGATCTCGACCTGCTCGTCCTTGAGCTTGAGCTCTTCGCGGAGGCGGGATCGCAACCAGTGGAGCGTCGCGACCCGTTCCGAGAAGATGACCACTCGTTCGGCCGAACCGCGCGCGATGCCGATCTGCTTGAGGTACGTGACGAGCTTCGTCAGCTTGGCCGACTCGCCCTCGGTGCTGTCCCTCGCCAGGGATTCCAGCCGTCGGAGTGCCTCGAGTTCGCGGTCCTGCTCGAGCGTGCGTGTGTCGCCGAGGGTCCGGATGCGGTTGCGCACGGACTCGAGCAGAGCCGGTGGGCTCGACAGGTACGCCTTCGCGAGAGTCCAGGGGAACAGCCCCTTGCTGTCACCCGAATACGGGCTGCTCACCTGCGGGTAGAGCCAGACCTCGGCGAGCTCGTCGGCGACGGCATCCTCTGCAGGTGAGGCTGCGACGACCAGATGCTGCAGCTCCTTGCGTTCCGCCCACTGATCGCCGACCTCACGCTTGACCTCGTCGGAATAGCGGTGGCGTCGGATCACGAGACGATCGAGTGCCTGCGGATCCACGTCGCCGTCCGGCGACACCGCGGTCGGCTCGAGCAGGCGGATCAGTTCGGCGAACGATTCCTTGCGGCCGTTGTGCGGGGTCGCCGACGCGAGGATCAGGGCCTCGGTGTTCGGGGCGAGCACGCGGGCGAGGGCGTTGTTCTTGGTGACGCCGGTGAGGTTGTGCGACTCGTCGATGACGACGGCATCCCATTGCTGCCGGCGCAGGTGGTTCAGGTAGCGATCCTGTTTGAGGGTGTCGACCGAGATGATCACGCGCTTATAGAGGCTGAACGGGTTGCGCGTGGCGGGCAGCTTCTGTCGTACCCGCTGGATGCCCACGGAGTCGAGGCGCACGAACGGCAGCGCGAAGCGGGTCCACATCTCGAACTGCATCTGCTCTAGCACGTGCTTCGGCGTGACGATCAGGATGCGCTCGCCGCGTCCACGGCGCACGAGCTCGGAGAGGATCATCCCGATCTCGATCGTCTTGCCGAGGCCCACCGTGTCGGCGAGGAGCACGCGGGGGCGGAGCTGTTCCGAACTCAGCGCCTTGCGCACGGCGCTGCGCT
The sequence above is drawn from the Candidatus Microbacterium colombiense genome and encodes:
- a CDS encoding helicase-related protein, whose product is MTEERSTASRGNGATGVTMQQHETSRPPLNVAPGSIVTVRDADWLVTNVDPTQDGLLVEVTGISELVRDTRAAFYEGLDDIVPLDPRAARLRSDTSPGHRSTRLWLESTLRRTPLPLGEGGLSVSTQMLTDTLGYQRSAVRKALSSEQLRPRVLLADTVGLGKTIEIGMILSELVRRGRGERILIVTPKHVLEQMQFEMWTRFALPFVRLDSVGIQRVRQKLPATRNPFSLYKRVIISVDTLKQDRYLNHLRRQQWDAVVIDESHNLTGVTKNNALARVLAPNTEALILASATPHNGRKESFAELIRLLEPTAVSPDGDVDPQALDRLVIRRHRYSDEVKREVGDQWAERKELQHLVVAASPAEDAVADELAEVWLYPQVSSPYSGDSKGLFPWTLAKAYLSSPPALLESVRNRIRTLGDTRTLEQDRELEALRRLESLARDSTEGESAKLTKLVTYLKQIGIARGSAERVVIFSERVATLHWLRSRLREELKLKDEQVEILHGGLSDVDQQGVVESFKQSSSPIRVLITGDIASEGVNLHSQCHELVHFDIPWSLIRIEQRNGRIDRYGQQHPPQITTLLLSPSNQRFSGDMRVLQRLVERENEAHGALGDAAILMGAYSVAAEEKAIEQALIKGNSIEEVVPGVSDVTGDSDDPWRAFLQGYSESTPTAVPTTVEDGGTTGLFESDADYLQSALHEVFETPAENLGAGGVDWKVHSGYGMVELSPTDDLKQRLTVLPQSYLQERRVLGDMKLATTETRAKASLKDARDTAERQSLWPDTHYLGPLHPVLDWAGDRVLAKLGRNEVFVVRGDVPVPTVLLLGTLSNARGQVIATSFVTVAGGMIHPYASAGEALADLGITSAHTNAGAIDDVEALQDLIPRAVDRAVAHLEVTTEAAAADARRRVDEWSQRVESWIETSGDLVQRADLKGRRSAVQDEERTARSMLPSRHLARPLLVVVPEEA